One genomic region from Clostridium saccharobutylicum DSM 13864 encodes:
- a CDS encoding sensor histidine kinase produces MNNKHSLKLILLFSFIIFLIMLISGVISAAIAIFFHLSLFKPRDGIIIWPIINLYLVSVILGTIISAIIGKRILTPLVRFSEALMEVSKGNFDIKLDGNKYGVEEIEIMTRNFNVMVNELNNIETFRNDFISNVSHEFKTPLASIEGYSMLLQDKNLTEKEKEEYTHKILNNTKRLSNLVRIILQISRLENQELILEKRKFKLDEQLRQTLLLLESKWTSKNIDLNLDLDSITFCGNEELLMQVWQNLLDNAIKFTQNNGTITCTLKQSTDCITTIISDTGIGMSNDTKKHLFDKFYQGDKSHSSEGNGLGLALVKRIIDLCNGTIEVQSEEGKGSTFIVKLPC; encoded by the coding sequence ATGAATAATAAACACTCATTAAAACTAATATTACTTTTTTCATTTATTATTTTTTTAATTATGCTTATATCAGGTGTGATTTCTGCTGCCATAGCAATTTTCTTTCACCTAAGTCTTTTTAAACCTCGTGACGGAATAATAATTTGGCCAATTATTAATTTATATCTGGTTAGTGTGATTTTGGGAACAATTATTTCAGCTATCATAGGAAAAAGGATATTAACTCCACTTGTAAGATTTAGCGAAGCGTTAATGGAAGTTAGCAAAGGTAATTTTGACATTAAGCTTGATGGAAATAAATATGGTGTAGAAGAAATTGAAATAATGACACGCAATTTTAATGTTATGGTGAATGAGCTTAATAATATTGAAACTTTTCGTAATGACTTTATATCCAATGTATCCCATGAATTCAAAACTCCTCTAGCTTCTATAGAAGGCTATTCAATGCTTTTACAAGATAAAAATTTAACAGAAAAAGAAAAAGAAGAATATACACATAAAATCCTTAATAATACAAAAAGACTCTCGAATTTAGTTAGAATTATTTTACAAATTTCAAGGCTTGAAAATCAGGAACTCATTCTAGAAAAGCGTAAATTTAAATTAGATGAACAATTAAGACAGACTTTGTTACTTCTTGAGTCAAAATGGACTAGCAAGAATATTGATTTAAATCTTGATTTAGATTCAATAACCTTTTGTGGAAATGAAGAATTGCTAATGCAAGTGTGGCAAAATTTATTAGATAATGCAATAAAATTCACTCAAAATAATGGCACAATTACATGCACACTTAAACAATCGACAGACTGCATTACAACCATTATTTCAGATACTGGAATCGGTATGTCAAATGATACTAAAAAACATCTATTTGATAAATTTTATCAGGGAGATAAATCACACTCTTCTGAAGGCAATGGTTTAGGATTAGCCCTTGTAAAAAGAATTATCGATTTATGTAATGGCACAATAGAAGTACAAAGTGAGGAAGGAAAAGGCTCCACTTTTATTGTAAAATTACCATGTTAA
- a CDS encoding efflux RND transporter periplasmic adaptor subunit, which produces MKKVKKIVLYAVIVIAVIGCGVVAKNKLASSHKNTAATAAEPVKTAVDVQQVKATQKKTGDTYKATLEAYQQGVISSKISAKVLTVSIENGQYVNQGDVIAKLDDQDIQNSIKTAQSQIQVNEQQVNAAEQQLNAAQVSMEKLKINVDDAKRNYDRQKTLFDNKAISQSELEAAEKAVNTTQADYDSGNASIENSKASIQTSKASLEAQKVALANYQDNLKNTVITAPISGIISDKSLNVGQMASQGSVLAKINDISSVYATIQVPQEKINSVKIGQAATITVDGSDKTYDGTMKNMDLSADATSRVFNCKVQIENSDKSLHPGVYGQVQLLSEEGTSVITVPISALVGNEGDYSVFINDNGTAKKQKITIGETDQNSVEITDGIKEGDQVICTNTSSLQDGQEIDVASVQDSDSNQSDSTTQDSNAAQQTDSTQDGDTKEAVSE; this is translated from the coding sequence ATGAAAAAAGTAAAAAAGATTGTGTTATATGCTGTTATTGTTATAGCTGTAATAGGTTGTGGAGTAGTAGCTAAAAATAAACTAGCATCCAGTCATAAAAATACAGCGGCAACAGCAGCAGAACCAGTTAAAACTGCAGTTGATGTACAACAGGTTAAAGCAACACAAAAGAAAACTGGAGATACATATAAAGCAACTTTGGAAGCATATCAACAAGGGGTTATAAGTAGTAAGATATCGGCAAAAGTTCTTACGGTATCAATTGAAAATGGACAGTATGTAAATCAAGGAGATGTAATAGCAAAATTAGATGATCAGGATATACAAAACAGTATAAAAACTGCACAAAGTCAAATACAAGTAAATGAGCAACAAGTAAATGCAGCAGAGCAACAATTAAATGCAGCACAAGTTTCCATGGAAAAACTTAAAATTAATGTAGATGATGCTAAACGTAATTATGATAGACAAAAAACTCTTTTTGATAATAAAGCTATATCCCAGTCAGAACTTGAAGCGGCTGAGAAAGCTGTAAACACTACTCAAGCTGATTATGATTCAGGAAATGCAAGTATTGAAAATTCAAAAGCAAGTATTCAAACATCAAAAGCTAGTTTGGAAGCACAAAAAGTAGCTTTGGCGAATTATCAAGATAATTTGAAAAATACAGTAATTACAGCTCCTATAAGTGGAATAATAAGTGATAAAAGCTTAAATGTAGGACAAATGGCATCACAAGGTTCAGTGCTTGCAAAGATTAATGATATATCATCTGTGTATGCAACTATACAAGTGCCACAAGAGAAAATAAATAGCGTAAAAATAGGACAAGCAGCTACAATTACTGTTGATGGAAGTGATAAAACATATGATGGTACCATGAAAAATATGGACTTATCCGCAGATGCTACATCAAGAGTTTTTAACTGTAAAGTTCAAATAGAAAATAGCGATAAATCATTACATCCAGGTGTTTATGGACAAGTACAACTTTTAAGTGAGGAAGGTACTTCTGTTATTACTGTGCCAATAAGTGCTTTAGTTGGAAATGAGGGAGATTATTCTGTTTTTATAAATGATAATGGAACAGCCAAAAAACAAAAAATTACTATTGGGGAAACTGATCAAAATAGTGTAGAGATAACTGATGGTATCAAAGAAGGAGACCAAGTAATTTGTACAAATACAAGTTCTTTGCAAGATGGTCAGGAAATAGATGTAGCTTCTGTACAAGACAGTGATTCTAACCAATCAGATTCTACAACACAAGATAGTAATGCGGCACAGCAGACGGATTCAACGCAAGATGGTGATACAAAAGAAGCAGTTTCAGAATAG
- a CDS encoding MFS transporter — protein MEIKSHSNSTKLWTKNYIFMLFANLFIYLAFYMLTPTLPAYAKLCGGSSLEASLVVSTFSITSLLVRLFIGNIMDKIEVKPLLFLGGIILGASTLSYNYLPLDAIIVVRVIQGIGWGLASTGAAAIFSNIVPKEKRGEGMGYYSLSMIVSMALSPLIAIEIMNLSSFKNIVFISIALVIIGVLFLSQVNLPKKTSVKSNLSKKFSLADAFEKQAALPSLLCFLLVITLCGIMSYIMLYGKEINISSIGIYFIGFVAMILITRPFVGKIFDEKGHAVIIIPSAISLIIGLIILSYANSTLMLVVSSLFYGLGYGAAQPSLQAWAVNRSPSNRQGAANGTFLSSMDLSYTFGSILLSFIAEHKSYAIMYRFSSIFIVLLLVVYSYNIFVANANESEALEEEIS, from the coding sequence ATGGAAATAAAATCGCACTCAAATTCTACAAAACTTTGGACCAAAAATTACATTTTTATGCTGTTTGCAAATCTATTTATATACTTAGCTTTTTATATGTTAACTCCTACTTTACCTGCATATGCAAAACTATGTGGTGGAAGTAGCTTAGAAGCGAGTCTAGTTGTAAGTACATTTTCAATCACTTCTTTACTTGTTAGATTATTTATAGGTAATATTATGGATAAGATTGAAGTTAAGCCTTTACTCTTTTTAGGTGGTATAATTCTCGGAGCAAGTACATTATCATATAATTATCTGCCTTTAGATGCAATAATAGTTGTTCGTGTTATTCAAGGAATAGGTTGGGGACTAGCTTCTACTGGTGCTGCTGCAATCTTTTCTAATATTGTCCCAAAAGAAAAACGTGGTGAAGGTATGGGATACTATTCTCTTTCAATGATAGTTTCTATGGCTTTATCTCCACTAATTGCAATAGAAATAATGAACCTATCTAGCTTTAAAAATATTGTTTTTATTTCAATAGCTCTAGTAATTATTGGTGTACTGTTTCTCAGTCAAGTTAATCTGCCTAAGAAAACTTCTGTAAAATCTAATTTATCAAAAAAATTCTCATTAGCAGATGCATTTGAAAAACAAGCAGCATTACCATCTTTATTATGCTTCCTTCTTGTGATCACATTATGCGGAATTATGAGTTATATAATGTTATACGGAAAAGAAATTAATATATCTTCAATTGGAATTTACTTTATTGGATTTGTTGCAATGATTTTAATAACAAGACCTTTTGTCGGAAAAATATTTGATGAAAAAGGACATGCTGTAATAATAATACCTAGTGCAATTTCTTTAATTATAGGACTTATTATTCTATCATACGCAAATTCTACATTAATGCTTGTAGTATCTTCTTTATTCTATGGTCTTGGATATGGTGCTGCACAACCATCTTTGCAGGCTTGGGCTGTAAACAGATCACCTTCTAATAGACAAGGTGCTGCAAACGGAACATTCTTATCTTCCATGGATTTATCTTATACATTTGGATCAATTCTTCTAAGTTTTATTGCTGAACATAAAAGTTACGCAATAATGTATAGATTCTCTAGCATCTTCATAGTATTACTTTTAGTAGTATACTCTTATAATATTTTTGTAGCCAATGCTAATGAATCAGAAGCTCTAGAAGAAGAAATTTCTTAA
- a CDS encoding MarR family winged helix-turn-helix transcriptional regulator, whose translation MFESYDQSIGNFTNLVNKKMIYFLNSQLGVFDITAEQWQVLLTLSKKNKINQKVLSQAVNKDQPTLTRMLDILERKSLVKRHVSKEDRRSFSIHITEKGLTLTEKLIPHIDDIFKKILTGISEEDLKIYINVLTKIDNNISNLYK comes from the coding sequence ATGTTTGAATCTTATGACCAAAGCATTGGAAATTTTACAAATTTAGTTAACAAAAAGATGATTTATTTCTTAAATTCACAATTAGGGGTTTTTGATATAACTGCTGAACAGTGGCAAGTATTGCTTACACTTTCTAAAAAAAATAAGATAAATCAAAAAGTTCTTTCACAAGCTGTAAATAAAGATCAGCCTACATTAACAAGGATGCTTGATATATTAGAAAGAAAATCTCTTGTTAAAAGGCATGTGAGTAAAGAAGATAGACGTTCTTTTTCTATTCATATAACTGAGAAAGGTTTGACTTTAACAGAAAAACTTATTCCTCATATTGATGATATATTTAAGAAAATCTTAACTGGAATTTCTGAAGAAGATTTAAAAATATATATAAATGTTCTTACTAAAATAGACAACAATATAAGCAACCTTTATAAATAA
- a CDS encoding MDR family MFS transporter, with translation MEQELKQIVCEDNEIKVVPITIALILAGFFCMLNETVLNMALKNLMGQFNISATTVQWLSTGYMLIMGVSIPISAFLTQTFTTRQLFLASVIIFLVGTIICSVSPAFSILLIGRLIQAIGTGVLIPNIINTLLIINPVEKRGKALGIFNLVMFCAPAIGPTLSGLVLQSLSWRWLFLGIIPFSIIALIIGYTYLRNVTKLTNPHLDILSILLSTVGFGGFIYGVSNIGNSAATMALPIILGCIALFTFTLRQIHMKDPMLDMHPFKYPMFTIGTILIIIMHMVNFATMLILPMFLEGALGLTAFTAGLIMLPGGFINGIVSPISGHLYDKFGAKVLIIPGFIISAVVFCAFSFTISLKITIPLIIALHCLSLFAVGIINTPTQTNSLNQLSLQSAPHGTAIMNTLQQIAGAFGTSLFVAIMSSNQKSYLMSVANPNDSHSQALSLVFGVHNVFIIQVFLLLVAVILSLFIKRNNFTATENY, from the coding sequence ATGGAACAAGAATTAAAACAAATTGTTTGTGAAGACAATGAAATAAAAGTAGTACCAATTACTATAGCACTTATATTAGCTGGTTTTTTTTGCATGTTGAATGAAACGGTATTAAATATGGCTTTAAAAAATTTAATGGGACAATTTAATATATCTGCAACTACTGTTCAGTGGCTAAGCACAGGTTACATGCTTATCATGGGTGTTTCTATCCCAATCTCTGCTTTTCTCACTCAAACTTTTACAACAAGGCAATTATTCTTAGCTTCTGTAATTATATTTTTAGTAGGAACAATAATATGTAGCGTTTCTCCTGCCTTTTCTATTTTATTAATAGGCAGATTAATTCAAGCTATTGGTACTGGAGTATTGATACCTAACATAATAAATACCTTATTAATTATTAATCCCGTTGAAAAACGTGGTAAAGCATTAGGTATATTCAATCTTGTAATGTTTTGTGCTCCAGCCATTGGTCCAACACTCTCTGGTTTAGTTCTCCAATCACTCAGTTGGAGATGGTTATTCTTAGGCATAATTCCCTTTTCCATAATTGCATTAATAATTGGATATACTTATTTGAGAAATGTAACTAAATTAACAAATCCTCATCTTGATATCCTCTCTATTCTATTATCTACTGTTGGTTTTGGAGGCTTTATATACGGTGTTAGCAACATTGGTAATTCTGCTGCTACAATGGCTTTACCTATAATTTTAGGATGTATTGCATTATTTACATTTACACTACGTCAAATTCATATGAAAGATCCTATGTTGGACATGCATCCTTTTAAATATCCTATGTTCACTATCGGAACTATACTCATTATAATCATGCATATGGTCAACTTTGCTACTATGCTTATTTTACCAATGTTTCTTGAAGGTGCTTTAGGATTAACCGCTTTTACTGCTGGTCTTATTATGCTACCTGGTGGATTTATCAATGGAATTGTATCACCTATTTCAGGACATCTTTATGATAAATTTGGTGCAAAAGTATTAATCATTCCAGGATTTATAATTTCAGCAGTTGTATTTTGTGCTTTTTCATTTACAATATCACTCAAAATAACAATTCCTTTAATAATTGCTTTACATTGTTTATCATTATTCGCTGTAGGAATCATAAATACACCAACTCAAACAAACAGTTTGAATCAGTTATCTCTCCAATCCGCTCCCCATGGTACAGCTATAATGAATACATTACAACAAATAGCAGGAGCATTTGGGACCTCTTTATTTGTTGCCATTATGTCATCAAATCAAAAAAGTTATTTAATGTCTGTAGCTAATCCTAATGACTCACATTCACAAGCTTTATCTCTAGTTTTTGGTGTTCATAATGTTTTTATAATTCAAGTATTCCTCCTTTTAGTTGCTGTAATCTTATCTTTATTTATAAAACGTAATAATTTTACCGCTACTGAAAATTATTAA
- a CDS encoding response regulator transcription factor, whose product MFHILIAEDDKELSELFSTILVKNGYKTTCAKDGVEALDILDKEYIDLIISDVMMPNMDGFELLKNIQDSEFNIPILIITAKESFQDKQRGFLLGTDDYMVKPIDVNEMVLRVGALLRRAQIINERKQWIGETLLEYDSLSVHHQGEIIVLPQKEFYILYKLVSYPSRIFTRQQLMDEIWGIDSETDIRTVDVHINRLRDRFKNNYDFEISTVRGLGYKAVKKHE is encoded by the coding sequence ATGTTTCATATTTTAATTGCAGAAGATGACAAAGAACTTTCAGAATTATTTTCCACCATTTTAGTAAAAAATGGATACAAAACAACTTGCGCAAAAGATGGCGTTGAAGCACTTGATATTTTGGATAAGGAATATATTGATTTAATTATTTCTGATGTTATGATGCCTAATATGGATGGCTTTGAGCTACTTAAAAATATTCAAGATTCAGAATTTAACATTCCAATATTAATAATTACAGCTAAAGAAAGCTTCCAAGATAAACAACGCGGTTTTTTACTTGGAACTGATGATTATATGGTTAAACCTATTGATGTAAATGAAATGGTACTCAGAGTAGGTGCATTACTTAGAAGAGCACAAATTATTAATGAAAGAAAACAATGGATTGGTGAAACTTTGTTGGAATATGATTCACTATCTGTACACCACCAAGGCGAAATAATAGTACTTCCTCAAAAAGAATTCTATATTTTATATAAACTTGTTAGTTATCCCAGTCGTATATTCACAAGACAACAGCTTATGGATGAAATTTGGGGAATTGATTCAGAAACAGATATTCGAACAGTAGATGTACATATTAATAGATTACGTGATCGTTTTAAGAATAATTATGATTTTGAAATTTCAACTGTAAGAGGGCTTGGATATAAGGCGGTAAAAAAACATGAATAA
- a CDS encoding efflux RND transporter permease subunit produces MNIANISIKRPVFISVVMITLTILGYVCYQKLVLNDMPNVDLPYVTVAVTESGATPEEIETKITKQVEDAVQQISGVQNITSTVNSGSSQTMVEFDLSKDSEIAAQEVRDKVSSVRGQFPTDANDPVISKLDMSASSIISIAVYGSDDNQEMADFVDNTLKKKLYTVSGVGAINVSGEDTREIHIKLDNNKLLQYGLTSSQVLSSIKNDNIDQSSGKVTDGDSEVSITTNSKIQKVEDFKNILVSNKNGTEIRVKDVATVEDGIEEKTSQAYYQGNPSIGIDILKQSGSNTVEVAKDVKTALNEVQASLPKNMHADIVSDNSTSIQDTVDDVMQTIKEGCILAVIIVFLFLNEWESTLISASSLPISIITTFICMKEMNFSLNTMSLMALSLAVGLLIDDAIVVIENIVRHLHMGKNPIDAAREATSEIGFAVIATTSAVIAVFLPIAMIDGILGKYFIEFALTIVFSMAVSLFVSFTLVPMMSSKMLRAGKKESKTFIGKFFRGFNNKFDAFSKKYSKLLAFLLRKRLIVLALCGVMLVGSISLVSSLGFTMMPTTDKGQINVSANFDSGITLDTASQKTKQLEAIISKYPEVKYMYSTATKRSASISITLVDKKQRKDSAKDIALKLSNDLKVLPGMEVSASAASMGGGGGSSKDVTYNIVGEDREKVQAFAEKIKAEISKDPQATDVGTNTKLGTPEVKMTVDRNKAADLGVNSSEVASTLTTLFNGSTVTKYDGGKDRYDVKVMLQDDQRKNLNNLDGIYVSGSKGSTSKLIPINQVTKKVIGTTSSTLHRYNKQAQVELSCNVKGLATGTFKDKYLAKIQSELPSGVSLSVGGSMGSLQKSMVSLVQNAILSILLLYLVMAAQFESFVDPISIMFALPLAIIGAIIALFVCGNQLSLVAVIGIVMLMGLAAKNGILLVDAAKERIEQGMPRNEALVEAGLVRIRPIIMTTLAMIFGMIPTAIAKGSGTEMRAPMAQAIIGGLITSTILTLFVIPIVYSLLDDLKRAFKKLRHRKSTKIKVDEGTNLGL; encoded by the coding sequence ATGAATATAGCTAATATTAGTATTAAAAGACCTGTATTTATATCAGTTGTAATGATTACCCTTACTATTTTGGGTTATGTATGCTATCAAAAGTTAGTGCTTAATGATATGCCAAATGTTGATCTGCCTTACGTTACAGTCGCAGTTACAGAAAGTGGAGCAACACCTGAAGAAATTGAGACAAAAATAACAAAACAAGTAGAAGATGCAGTTCAACAAATTTCTGGAGTTCAGAATATAACTTCCACTGTAAACTCAGGTTCTTCACAAACTATGGTCGAATTTGACTTAAGTAAAGATAGTGAGATAGCAGCACAAGAAGTTAGAGATAAGGTTTCAAGTGTTCGAGGACAATTTCCAACTGATGCTAATGATCCAGTTATTTCTAAGCTTGATATGTCAGCATCATCAATCATATCAATAGCTGTTTATGGTTCAGATGATAATCAAGAAATGGCAGATTTTGTAGATAATACTTTGAAGAAAAAGTTATATACAGTATCTGGTGTTGGAGCAATAAATGTATCTGGTGAGGATACAAGAGAAATTCATATAAAATTAGATAATAATAAATTATTACAATATGGTCTTACATCAAGTCAGGTGTTAAGCAGTATTAAAAATGATAATATTGATCAATCTAGCGGAAAAGTTACTGATGGAGATAGTGAAGTTTCAATTACTACAAATAGTAAAATACAAAAGGTAGAAGATTTTAAAAATATTTTAGTATCTAATAAAAATGGTACAGAAATTAGAGTGAAAGACGTTGCAACAGTTGAAGATGGGATTGAGGAGAAAACAAGTCAGGCTTATTATCAAGGTAACCCATCAATTGGTATTGATATACTTAAACAATCTGGTTCCAATACTGTTGAAGTTGCAAAAGACGTTAAGACAGCATTAAATGAAGTTCAAGCTTCATTACCTAAGAATATGCATGCAGATATTGTTAGTGATAATTCAACATCAATACAAGATACAGTAGATGATGTTATGCAAACTATTAAAGAAGGATGTATATTAGCAGTTATAATTGTATTCTTATTCTTAAATGAATGGGAAAGTACTCTTATAAGTGCATCATCTCTTCCAATTTCAATTATAACTACTTTTATTTGCATGAAAGAGATGAACTTTTCATTAAATACAATGTCATTAATGGCATTATCACTTGCAGTAGGGCTTTTGATTGATGATGCTATAGTTGTTATAGAAAATATTGTACGTCATCTGCATATGGGGAAAAATCCAATTGACGCAGCTAGGGAGGCTACATCAGAAATTGGATTTGCAGTAATAGCAACAACTTCAGCTGTTATTGCGGTATTTTTACCTATAGCGATGATAGACGGAATACTTGGAAAGTATTTCATTGAATTTGCACTTACAATTGTTTTTAGTATGGCAGTATCATTGTTTGTATCATTTACTCTTGTTCCTATGATGTCATCAAAAATGCTTAGGGCAGGAAAAAAAGAAAGTAAAACATTTATTGGTAAGTTTTTTAGAGGGTTTAATAATAAATTTGATGCTTTTTCAAAGAAATATTCTAAACTTTTAGCATTTCTTCTTCGTAAGAGATTAATAGTTTTAGCTCTTTGTGGAGTTATGCTTGTAGGCAGTATTTCTCTTGTTTCATCGCTAGGCTTTACAATGATGCCTACAACTGATAAAGGGCAGATAAATGTTAGTGCCAATTTTGATTCGGGAATAACTTTAGATACCGCATCACAAAAAACTAAACAGCTTGAGGCGATTATTAGTAAGTATCCAGAAGTTAAATATATGTATTCAACAGCAACTAAGAGAAGTGCATCAATTTCAATTACATTAGTGGATAAGAAACAACGTAAGGATAGTGCAAAAGATATAGCTTTAAAGCTTAGTAATGATTTAAAAGTATTACCGGGAATGGAAGTTTCGGCATCAGCTGCATCAATGGGAGGTGGCGGAGGATCATCTAAAGATGTAACTTACAATATTGTTGGTGAAGATAGAGAAAAGGTTCAAGCTTTTGCTGAAAAAATAAAAGCAGAGATCTCCAAGGATCCACAAGCAACTGATGTTGGTACTAATACTAAATTAGGTACTCCAGAAGTTAAGATGACTGTAGATCGTAATAAAGCTGCAGATTTAGGTGTTAACAGTTCAGAAGTTGCAAGTACATTAACTACATTATTTAATGGTTCTACTGTGACTAAATATGATGGTGGAAAAGATAGATATGATGTTAAAGTAATGCTACAGGATGATCAACGTAAAAATCTTAACAATCTTGATGGAATTTATGTTTCAGGTTCAAAGGGTTCAACTAGTAAGTTGATTCCTATAAATCAAGTAACTAAAAAAGTTATTGGAACAACTTCTTCAACGCTACACAGATACAATAAGCAGGCACAAGTTGAACTTTCTTGTAATGTGAAAGGTTTAGCTACAGGTACTTTTAAAGACAAATATTTGGCTAAAATACAAAGCGAGCTACCATCAGGAGTTTCATTATCGGTTGGAGGATCAATGGGAAGTTTGCAGAAGAGTATGGTTAGTTTGGTTCAAAATGCAATCTTATCAATTCTTTTATTATATTTAGTTATGGCAGCACAATTTGAAAGCTTTGTTGATCCTATATCTATAATGTTTGCTTTGCCACTTGCAATTATTGGAGCTATAATAGCATTATTTGTCTGTGGAAATCAATTAAGTTTGGTAGCAGTAATTGGTATTGTAATGCTTATGGGACTCGCGGCTAAAAATGGTATCTTGCTGGTCGATGCTGCAAAGGAAAGAATTGAACAAGGTATGCCAAGAAATGAAGCACTAGTAGAAGCGGGACTTGTAAGAATACGTCCAATAATCATGACTACTTTAGCAATGATATTTGGTATGATTCCTACAGCAATAGCTAAAGGATCAGGTACTGAAATGCGTGCACCAATGGCACAAGCAATAATTGGAGGATTAATTACTTCTACAATTTTGACATTGTTTGTAATACCAATTGTATATTCATTACTTGATGATTTAAAAAGAGCATTTAAAAAGCTTCGTCACAGAAAATCTACAAAGATAAAAGTTGATGAAGGAACAAATTTAGGATTATAG